The following coding sequences are from one Scomber japonicus isolate fScoJap1 chromosome 3, fScoJap1.pri, whole genome shotgun sequence window:
- the srgap3 gene encoding SLIT-ROBO Rho GTPase-activating protein 3 isoform X2 yields the protein MSSTKFKKDKEIIADYETQVKEIRNQLVEQFKCLEQQSESRIQLLQDLQEFFRRKAEIELEYSRSLEKLAERFSSKIRSSREHQQFKKDQHLLSSVNCWYLVLNQTRRESRDHATLSDIYTNNVIVRLAQICEDVIRLFKKSKDIGIQMHEELVKVTNELYTVMKTYHMYHTESISAESKLKDAEKQEEKQFSKSGDLNVNLLRHEDRQPRRSSVRKIEKMKEKRQAKYSENKLKCTKARNDYLLNLAATNAVVAKYYIHDVSDMIDCCDLGYHASLARTFRTYLSAEYNLETSRHEGLDIIENAVDNLDSRSDKHKIMDMYNQVFCPPMRFEYLPHMGDEVCQVSAQQPVQTELLMRYHQLQSRLATLKIENEEVRKTLDATMQTLQDMLTVEDFDVSDAFQHSRSTESIKSVASESYMSKLNIAKRRSNQQETEMFYFSKFKEYLNGSNLIIKLQAKHDLLKQTLGEGERAECGTTRGRRNARTRIQDSGQPIPLVVESCVRYINLYGLQQQGIFRVPGSQVEVNDIKNSYERGEDPLIDDQNEHDINSVAGVLKLYFRGLENPLFPKERFLDFISTIKLESGAERAHHIQQIIVTLPRTIIIVMRYLFAFLNHLSQYSDENMMDPYNLAICFGPTLMPIPDSQDPVACQAHVNEVIKTIIIHNEVIFPSQRELDGPVYEKCMTGGEEYCDSPHSEPGTIDEVDNGTEPHTSDEEVEQIEAIAKFDYVGRTPRELSFKKGASLLLYHRASEDWWEGRHNGVDGLIPHQYIVVQDLDDAFSDNLSQKADSEASSGPLLDDKGSSKNDVPSPCEPDYNFGGVMGRVRLRSDGAAIPRRRSGTDTHSPTRVADTPPRAAACPSSPHKVSISKGRMESPEKRRLGTFGSAGSINYPDRKAYPEGHPLRPIPGATRHSSLGDHKSLETEALAEDIEKTMTTALHELRELERQNTVKQAPDVVLDTLEPMKNPVSSEPGSPLHTIMIRDPDAAMRRSSSSTSEMMTTFKPALSARLAGSQLRPPPMRPVRPPPTQHRSSSSSSSGVGSPAVTPTEKMFPSNNTAAGSNINTSGDAGDKSGTM from the exons GAAAGACCAGCACCTGCTGTCCTCAGTAAACTGCTGGTACCTGGTGCTGAACCAGACGAGGCGTGAGAGCCGCGACCATGCCACCCTCAGCGACATCTATACCAACAATGTAATCGTCCGCTTGGCCCAAATCTGTGAAGATGTCATCCGCCTGTTCAAGAAG AGCAAGGACATTGGCATCCAGATGCATGAGGAGCTGGTGAAGGTGACAAATGAACTCTACACT GTGATGAAAACATACCACATGTACCACACTGAGAGCATCAGTGCAGAGAGCAAGCTGAAGGATGCCGAGAAACAAGAGGAAAAGCAGTTCAGCAAGTCCGGAGATCTCAATGTTAACCTCCTACGTCACGAGGACCGCCAACCAAGACGCAGCTCAGTCAGGAAAATTGAGAAGATGAAAGAGAAG AGGCAAGCCAAGTACTCAGAGAATAAGCTGAAATGCACAAAAGCCCGGAATGACTATTTGTTGAACCTGGCAGCAACAAATGCAGTTGTGGCAAAATATTACATCCATGACGTCTCTGATATGATTGAT TGCTGCGACCTGGGTTACCATGCTAGCTTGGCACGTACCTTCAGGACCTACTTATCTGCTGAGTACAACTTAGAGACATCACGCCACGAGGGGCTAGATATCATAGAGAATGCAGTGGACAACCTTGACTCTCGCAGTGACAAGCACAAGATCATGGATATGTATAACCAGGTGTTCTGCCCTCCTATGCGCTTTGAATACCTGCCACACATGGGAGATGAG gtGTGCCAAGTGAGTGCCCAGCAGCCAGTCCAGACTGAACTCCTGATGCGATATCACCAACTGCAGTCTCGCTTAGCTACACTGAAGATTGAGAATGAGGAG GTGAGAAAGACCTTGGATGCCACCATGCAAACGCTGCAGGACATGCTGACGGTGGAGGACTTTGACGTGTCGGATGCCTTCCAACACAGCCGCTCCACTGAATCCATTAAGTCTGTGGCCTCTGAGTCTTACATGAGCAAGCTGAATATAGCCAAGAGGAGGTCGAACCAACAGGAGACTGAAATGTTCTACTTTTCA AAATTCAAGGAGTACCTGAATGGCAGTAACCTCATCATTAAGCTGCAGGCCAAGCATGACTTACTGAAACAGACACTGGGTGAAG gGGAAAGAGCTGAATGTGGAACTACAAG aggaagaaggaatgccCGTACCCGCATCCAG GATTCAGGCCAACCAATTCCACTTGTTGTTGAGAGCTGTGTCAGATACATCAATCTATACG GGTTGCAGCAGCAAGGCATATTCCGTGTGCCAGGATCACAGGTGGAAGTCAATGATATCAAAAATTCATATGAGAGAG GTGAAGATCCCTTGATTGATGACCAGAATGAGCATGATATCAACTCAGTGGCAGGAGTGCTAAAGCTatatttcagaggactggagaATCCACTCTTCCCAAAGGAGCGTTTCCTGGACTTCATCTCTAccatca AGCTGGAATCTGGAGCGGAGAGGGCGCATCATATTCAGCAGATTATTGTGACTCTTCCTCGGACCATCATTATTGTGATGAGATACCTTTTTGCTTTTCTCAATCA TCTCTCCCAGTACAGTGATGAGAACATGATGGATCCATACAATTTGGCTATCTGCTTTGGACCAACCCTGATGCCCATCCCAGACAGCCAGGATCCTGTAGCATGCCAGGCACATGTTAACGAGGTCATCAAGACTATCATCATCCACAATGAAGTCATCTTTCCCAGTCAACGTGAACTGGATGGCCCAGTGTATGAAAAGTGCATGACTGGCGGGGAGGAGTACTG TGACAGCCCCCACAGTGAACCAGGAACCATTGATGAGGTTGACAATGGCACTGAACCACACACTAGTGATGAAG aGGTTGAACAGATTGAGGCCATTGCTAAGTTTGACTATGTGGGACGTACTCCAAGAGAGCTTTCCTTCAAGAAGGGAGCCTCTCTGCTTCTGTATCACCGAGCATCTGAGGACTGGTGGGAAGGACGGCACAATGGTGTGGATGGTCTCATCCCACATCAATATATTGTAGTGCAAGACCT GGATGATGCTTTCTCAGATAACCTGAGCCAGAAAGCAGATAGTGAAGCAAGCAGCGGACCATTGCTGGATGATAAAGGTTCATCCAAAAACGATGTCCCATCACCATGTGAACCTGATTACAACTTTGGAGGAGTCATGGGAAG GGTCAGATTACGGTCTGATGGAGCTGCAATCCCACGTCGTCGAAGTGGCACAGACACCCACAGCCCAACCAGAGTGGCTGACACTCCTCCTCGGGCTGCAGCCTGTCCCAGCAGCCCCCACAAGGTGTCCATCAGCAAGGGTCGTATGGAGAGCCCAGAAAAGAGGCGCCTTGGCACCTTTGGAAGTGCAGGCAGCATCAACTACCCAGACAGAAAGGCCTATCCTGAGGGCCACCCACTGAGACCAATCCCGGGGGCTACTCGTCACAGCAGCCTCGGTGACCACAAATCACTGGAGACTGAAGCTCTGGCTGAG GACATAGAGAAGACTATGACAACAGCGCTCCATGAGCTACGTGAGCTGGAGCGACAGAACACCGTTAAGCAGGCTCCCGATGTGGTCTTGGACACCCTGGAGCCCATGAAGAACCCAGTTAGCTCTGAGCCTGGCAGTCCACTGCACACCATTATGATCCGTGACCCAGATGCAGCCATGCGCCGAAGCAGCAGCTCCACCTCTGAGATGATGACCACCTTCAAGCCTGCTCTCTCCGCGCGGCTGGCCGGGTCTCAGCTACGCCCCCCACCCATGAGGCCAGTGCGCCCTCCCCCAACCCAGCACCGCTCAAGCAGCTCAAGCTCCTCGGGTGTCGGCAGCCCTGCTGTAACTCCCACTGAGAAGATGTTTCCAAGTAACAATACGGCTGCTggttcaaatataaatacatctgGTGATGCTGGGGATAAATCTGGCACTATGTAG
- the srgap3 gene encoding SLIT-ROBO Rho GTPase-activating protein 3 isoform X1, giving the protein MSSTKFKKDKEIIADYETQVKEIRNQLVEQFKCLEQQSESRIQLLQDLQEFFRRKAEIELEYSRSLEKLAERFSSKIRSSREHQQFKKDQHLLSSVNCWYLVLNQTRRESRDHATLSDIYTNNVIVRLAQICEDVIRLFKKSKDIGIQMHEELVKVTNELYTVMKTYHMYHTESISAESKLKDAEKQEEKQFSKSGDLNVNLLRHEDRQPRRSSVRKIEKMKEKRQAKYSENKLKCTKARNDYLLNLAATNAVVAKYYIHDVSDMIDCCDLGYHASLARTFRTYLSAEYNLETSRHEGLDIIENAVDNLDSRSDKHKIMDMYNQVFCPPMRFEYLPHMGDEVCQVSAQQPVQTELLMRYHQLQSRLATLKIENEEVRKTLDATMQTLQDMLTVEDFDVSDAFQHSRSTESIKSVASESYMSKLNIAKRRSNQQETEMFYFSKFKEYLNGSNLIIKLQAKHDLLKQTLGEGERAECGTTRPPTLPPKPQKMRKPRPRSMYNHKLFNGNMETFIKDSGQPIPLVVESCVRYINLYGLQQQGIFRVPGSQVEVNDIKNSYERGEDPLIDDQNEHDINSVAGVLKLYFRGLENPLFPKERFLDFISTIKLESGAERAHHIQQIIVTLPRTIIIVMRYLFAFLNHLSQYSDENMMDPYNLAICFGPTLMPIPDSQDPVACQAHVNEVIKTIIIHNEVIFPSQRELDGPVYEKCMTGGEEYCDSPHSEPGTIDEVDNGTEPHTSDEEVEQIEAIAKFDYVGRTPRELSFKKGASLLLYHRASEDWWEGRHNGVDGLIPHQYIVVQDLDDAFSDNLSQKADSEASSGPLLDDKGSSKNDVPSPCEPDYNFGGVMGRVRLRSDGAAIPRRRSGTDTHSPTRVADTPPRAAACPSSPHKVSISKGRMESPEKRRLGTFGSAGSINYPDRKAYPEGHPLRPIPGATRHSSLGDHKSLETEALAEDIEKTMTTALHELRELERQNTVKQAPDVVLDTLEPMKNPVSSEPGSPLHTIMIRDPDAAMRRSSSSTSEMMTTFKPALSARLAGSQLRPPPMRPVRPPPTQHRSSSSSSSGVGSPAVTPTEKMFPSNNTAAGSNINTSGDAGDKSGTM; this is encoded by the exons GAAAGACCAGCACCTGCTGTCCTCAGTAAACTGCTGGTACCTGGTGCTGAACCAGACGAGGCGTGAGAGCCGCGACCATGCCACCCTCAGCGACATCTATACCAACAATGTAATCGTCCGCTTGGCCCAAATCTGTGAAGATGTCATCCGCCTGTTCAAGAAG AGCAAGGACATTGGCATCCAGATGCATGAGGAGCTGGTGAAGGTGACAAATGAACTCTACACT GTGATGAAAACATACCACATGTACCACACTGAGAGCATCAGTGCAGAGAGCAAGCTGAAGGATGCCGAGAAACAAGAGGAAAAGCAGTTCAGCAAGTCCGGAGATCTCAATGTTAACCTCCTACGTCACGAGGACCGCCAACCAAGACGCAGCTCAGTCAGGAAAATTGAGAAGATGAAAGAGAAG AGGCAAGCCAAGTACTCAGAGAATAAGCTGAAATGCACAAAAGCCCGGAATGACTATTTGTTGAACCTGGCAGCAACAAATGCAGTTGTGGCAAAATATTACATCCATGACGTCTCTGATATGATTGAT TGCTGCGACCTGGGTTACCATGCTAGCTTGGCACGTACCTTCAGGACCTACTTATCTGCTGAGTACAACTTAGAGACATCACGCCACGAGGGGCTAGATATCATAGAGAATGCAGTGGACAACCTTGACTCTCGCAGTGACAAGCACAAGATCATGGATATGTATAACCAGGTGTTCTGCCCTCCTATGCGCTTTGAATACCTGCCACACATGGGAGATGAG gtGTGCCAAGTGAGTGCCCAGCAGCCAGTCCAGACTGAACTCCTGATGCGATATCACCAACTGCAGTCTCGCTTAGCTACACTGAAGATTGAGAATGAGGAG GTGAGAAAGACCTTGGATGCCACCATGCAAACGCTGCAGGACATGCTGACGGTGGAGGACTTTGACGTGTCGGATGCCTTCCAACACAGCCGCTCCACTGAATCCATTAAGTCTGTGGCCTCTGAGTCTTACATGAGCAAGCTGAATATAGCCAAGAGGAGGTCGAACCAACAGGAGACTGAAATGTTCTACTTTTCA AAATTCAAGGAGTACCTGAATGGCAGTAACCTCATCATTAAGCTGCAGGCCAAGCATGACTTACTGAAACAGACACTGGGTGAAG gGGAAAGAGCTGAATGTGGAACTACAAG gccccccacccttccccctAAACCACAGAAAATGCGGAAGCCTAGGCCACGCTCCATGTATAACCATAAGCTGTTTAACGGCAATATGGAGACCTTCATCAAG GATTCAGGCCAACCAATTCCACTTGTTGTTGAGAGCTGTGTCAGATACATCAATCTATACG GGTTGCAGCAGCAAGGCATATTCCGTGTGCCAGGATCACAGGTGGAAGTCAATGATATCAAAAATTCATATGAGAGAG GTGAAGATCCCTTGATTGATGACCAGAATGAGCATGATATCAACTCAGTGGCAGGAGTGCTAAAGCTatatttcagaggactggagaATCCACTCTTCCCAAAGGAGCGTTTCCTGGACTTCATCTCTAccatca AGCTGGAATCTGGAGCGGAGAGGGCGCATCATATTCAGCAGATTATTGTGACTCTTCCTCGGACCATCATTATTGTGATGAGATACCTTTTTGCTTTTCTCAATCA TCTCTCCCAGTACAGTGATGAGAACATGATGGATCCATACAATTTGGCTATCTGCTTTGGACCAACCCTGATGCCCATCCCAGACAGCCAGGATCCTGTAGCATGCCAGGCACATGTTAACGAGGTCATCAAGACTATCATCATCCACAATGAAGTCATCTTTCCCAGTCAACGTGAACTGGATGGCCCAGTGTATGAAAAGTGCATGACTGGCGGGGAGGAGTACTG TGACAGCCCCCACAGTGAACCAGGAACCATTGATGAGGTTGACAATGGCACTGAACCACACACTAGTGATGAAG aGGTTGAACAGATTGAGGCCATTGCTAAGTTTGACTATGTGGGACGTACTCCAAGAGAGCTTTCCTTCAAGAAGGGAGCCTCTCTGCTTCTGTATCACCGAGCATCTGAGGACTGGTGGGAAGGACGGCACAATGGTGTGGATGGTCTCATCCCACATCAATATATTGTAGTGCAAGACCT GGATGATGCTTTCTCAGATAACCTGAGCCAGAAAGCAGATAGTGAAGCAAGCAGCGGACCATTGCTGGATGATAAAGGTTCATCCAAAAACGATGTCCCATCACCATGTGAACCTGATTACAACTTTGGAGGAGTCATGGGAAG GGTCAGATTACGGTCTGATGGAGCTGCAATCCCACGTCGTCGAAGTGGCACAGACACCCACAGCCCAACCAGAGTGGCTGACACTCCTCCTCGGGCTGCAGCCTGTCCCAGCAGCCCCCACAAGGTGTCCATCAGCAAGGGTCGTATGGAGAGCCCAGAAAAGAGGCGCCTTGGCACCTTTGGAAGTGCAGGCAGCATCAACTACCCAGACAGAAAGGCCTATCCTGAGGGCCACCCACTGAGACCAATCCCGGGGGCTACTCGTCACAGCAGCCTCGGTGACCACAAATCACTGGAGACTGAAGCTCTGGCTGAG GACATAGAGAAGACTATGACAACAGCGCTCCATGAGCTACGTGAGCTGGAGCGACAGAACACCGTTAAGCAGGCTCCCGATGTGGTCTTGGACACCCTGGAGCCCATGAAGAACCCAGTTAGCTCTGAGCCTGGCAGTCCACTGCACACCATTATGATCCGTGACCCAGATGCAGCCATGCGCCGAAGCAGCAGCTCCACCTCTGAGATGATGACCACCTTCAAGCCTGCTCTCTCCGCGCGGCTGGCCGGGTCTCAGCTACGCCCCCCACCCATGAGGCCAGTGCGCCCTCCCCCAACCCAGCACCGCTCAAGCAGCTCAAGCTCCTCGGGTGTCGGCAGCCCTGCTGTAACTCCCACTGAGAAGATGTTTCCAAGTAACAATACGGCTGCTggttcaaatataaatacatctgGTGATGCTGGGGATAAATCTGGCACTATGTAG